The Daucus carota subsp. sativus chromosome 2, DH1 v3.0, whole genome shotgun sequence genome includes a window with the following:
- the LOC108207263 gene encoding uncharacterized protein LOC108207263, with the protein MKKKKSSFDNHWRELRSQPKWRTPTTSASSKRTKLSSSGAYSSEGNNDTPTSDEFELIRPTGTKATKRKGKGNGKGKGKRKATAAEVEKSKAFEVNDLRRITIMETVNEIRQKEIETRQRELEEKQAEMDLKVILADTEKMTDVQRKAHAIFFEKILARN; encoded by the exons ATGAAG aagaagAAGTCTAGCTTTGACAATCATTGGCGTGAGCTTCGTAGCCAACCCAAGTGGAGAACTCCTACAACTAGTGCAAGTTCTAAAAGAACTAAATTAAGTAGTTCTGGAGCTTACTCATCGGAGGGAAATAATGATACACCAACATCTGATGAATTTGAACTGATTCGTCCTACAGGTACGAAAGCAACTAAAAGGAAGGGAAAGGGAAACGGAAAGGGAAAGGGAAAGCGGAAGGCAACAGCTGCAGAAGTTGAGAAATCTAAGGCTTTCGAAGTTAATGACTTGAGAAGAATAACCATAATGGAAACCGTAAATGAAATTCGCCAGAAAGAGATTGAGACTCGACAAAGGGAGCTTGAGGAAAAACAAGCTGAGATGGATTTAAAAGTCATTCTGGCAGATACTGAAAAAATGACTGATGTTCAGCGTAAGGCTCATGCAatattttttgagaaaatattgGCAAGAAACTAG